The Streptomyces sp. NL15-2K genome contains a region encoding:
- a CDS encoding ketoacyl-ACP synthase III gives MSKIKPSKGAPYARILGVGGYRPTRVVPNEVILEKIDSSDEWIRSRSGIETRHWANDEETVAAMSIEASGKAIADAGISAEQIGGVIVSTVSHFSQTPAVATEIADKLGTAKAAAFDISAGCAGFGYGLTLAKGMIVEGSAQYVLVIGVERLSDLTDLEDRATAFLFGDGAGAVVVGPSEEPHIGPTVWGSEGDKAGTIKQTVPWDEYLPHSRLRSSGGTPTGDVDKLPLDSEGNVKFPAITQEGQAVFRWAVFEMAKVAQQALDAAGITPGDLDVFIPHQANERIIDSMVKTLKLPEHVTVARDVRTTGNTSAASIPLAMERLLATGEAKSGDTALVIGFGAGLVYAATVVTLP, from the coding sequence ATGTCGAAGATCAAGCCCAGCAAGGGCGCCCCGTACGCGCGCATCCTCGGCGTGGGCGGCTACCGTCCCACCCGGGTCGTGCCGAACGAGGTGATCCTCGAGAAGATCGACTCGTCCGACGAGTGGATCCGCTCGCGCTCCGGTATCGAGACCCGCCACTGGGCGAACGACGAGGAGACCGTCGCCGCGATGTCCATCGAGGCGTCCGGCAAGGCGATCGCGGACGCGGGGATCTCCGCCGAGCAGATCGGCGGCGTGATCGTCTCGACCGTCTCGCACTTCAGCCAGACCCCGGCCGTGGCCACCGAGATCGCCGACAAGCTCGGCACGGCGAAGGCCGCCGCGTTCGACATCTCGGCGGGCTGCGCCGGCTTCGGCTACGGCCTCACCCTCGCCAAGGGCATGATCGTCGAGGGTTCGGCGCAGTACGTCCTGGTCATCGGCGTCGAGCGGCTGAGCGATCTGACCGACCTGGAGGACCGGGCGACGGCCTTCCTGTTCGGCGACGGCGCCGGCGCGGTCGTGGTCGGCCCGTCCGAGGAACCGCACATCGGTCCGACGGTGTGGGGTTCGGAGGGCGACAAGGCCGGAACGATCAAGCAGACCGTACCGTGGGACGAGTACCTCCCCCACTCTCGACTTCGCTCGAGCGGGGGGACCCCCACGGGGGACGTCGACAAGCTTCCGCTGGACAGCGAGGGCAACGTCAAGTTCCCCGCGATCACGCAGGAGGGCCAGGCGGTCTTCCGCTGGGCCGTGTTCGAGATGGCGAAGGTCGCGCAGCAGGCGCTGGACGCGGCCGGAATCACCCCGGGCGACCTGGATGTCTTCATCCCTCACCAGGCCAACGAGCGGATCATCGACTCGATGGTGAAGACTCTCAAACTGCCGGAGCACGTCACGGTCGCCCGCGATGTGCGCACCACCGGCAACACCTCGGCCGCCTCGATCCCGCTCGCGATGGAGCGGCTCCTGGCGACCGGCGAGGCGAAGAGCGGCGACACCGCGCTCGTCATCGGATTCGGGGCGGGTCTCGTGTACGCCGCGACGGTCGTTACCCTCCCCTAG
- a CDS encoding acyl carrier protein, whose translation MAATQEEIVAGLADIVNEIAGIPVEDVQLDKSFTDDLDVDSLSMVEVVVAAEERFDVKIPDEDVKELKTVGDATNYILKHQA comes from the coding sequence ATGGCCGCCACTCAGGAAGAGATCGTCGCCGGTCTCGCCGACATCGTGAACGAGATCGCCGGCATCCCGGTTGAGGACGTCCAGCTGGACAAGTCCTTCACCGACGACCTGGACGTCGACTCGCTGTCCATGGTCGAGGTCGTCGTCGCCGCCGAGGAGCGCTTCGACGTCAAGATCCCCGACGAGGACGTCAAGGAACTCAAGACCGTCGGCGACGCGACCAACTACATCCTCAAGCACCAGGCCTGA
- the fabF gene encoding beta-ketoacyl-ACP synthase II, translating to MSSTNRTVVVTGIGATTPLGGDAASTWEGLVAGRSGVKALEQEWAAEQAVRIAAPVAVEPTEVIPRPQARRLDRSAQFALIAAQEAWKDAGFEAKAGEDTSVDPDRLGAVIASGIGGVTTLLDQYDVLKEKGVRRVSPHTVPMLMPNSPSANVGLAVGARAGVHTPVSACASGAEAIGYAIEMIRTGRADIVVAGGTEAAIHPLPIAAFGNMMAMSKNNDDPQGASRPYDVARDGFVLGEGAGVIVLESAEHAAKRGARVYAEAVGQGISADSHDIVQPEPEGRGISHALQNLLDRTDLDPAEIMHVNAHATSTPAGDVAELKALRKVFGDDADHMAVSATKSMTGHLLGGAGGVETVATVLALYHRVAPPTINVENLDPEAEANADVVRGEARKLPVEGRIAALNDSFGFGGHNVVLAFRTV from the coding sequence GTGAGCTCGACCAATCGCACCGTGGTCGTCACCGGTATCGGCGCAACCACACCGCTGGGTGGCGACGCAGCCTCTACCTGGGAGGGCCTGGTCGCCGGACGTTCCGGCGTCAAGGCCCTGGAGCAGGAGTGGGCCGCCGAGCAGGCGGTCCGCATCGCCGCACCTGTCGCCGTGGAGCCGACCGAGGTCATCCCGCGGCCGCAGGCCCGCCGACTGGACCGTTCGGCGCAGTTCGCGCTGATCGCCGCTCAGGAGGCGTGGAAGGACGCCGGCTTCGAAGCCAAGGCCGGGGAAGACACGAGCGTCGACCCCGACCGGCTCGGTGCGGTGATCGCCTCCGGAATCGGTGGCGTGACGACCCTCCTCGACCAGTACGACGTGCTGAAGGAGAAGGGCGTCCGCCGCGTCTCCCCGCACACCGTCCCCATGCTGATGCCGAACAGCCCCTCCGCGAACGTGGGTCTGGCCGTGGGCGCCCGTGCGGGCGTGCACACGCCGGTCTCCGCGTGCGCGTCGGGTGCCGAGGCCATCGGCTACGCCATCGAGATGATCCGCACCGGCCGCGCCGACATCGTCGTCGCGGGTGGCACGGAGGCGGCCATCCACCCGCTGCCGATCGCCGCGTTCGGCAACATGATGGCGATGTCCAAGAACAACGACGACCCGCAGGGCGCCTCGCGTCCCTACGACGTCGCGCGCGACGGCTTCGTCCTCGGCGAGGGCGCCGGTGTGATCGTCCTGGAGTCCGCCGAGCACGCCGCCAAGCGCGGTGCCCGCGTGTACGCCGAGGCGGTCGGGCAGGGCATCTCCGCCGACAGCCACGACATCGTGCAGCCGGAGCCGGAGGGGCGGGGCATCTCGCACGCCCTGCAGAACCTGCTGGACCGCACGGATCTGGACCCGGCCGAGATCATGCACGTCAACGCGCACGCGACCTCGACGCCGGCCGGTGACGTGGCCGAGCTGAAGGCGCTGCGCAAGGTGTTCGGCGACGACGCCGACCATATGGCGGTGTCGGCCACCAAGTCGATGACCGGGCATCTGCTGGGTGGTGCCGGGGGTGTCGAGACGGTCGCGACCGTGCTCGCCCTGTACCACCGGGTGGCTCCGCCGACCATCAACGTGGAGAACCTCGATCCGGAGGCCGAGGCCAACGCGGACGTGGTGCGGGGTGAGGCCCGGAAGCTGCCCGTCGAGGGGCGGATCGCCGCGCTGAACGACTCGTTCGGGTTCGGTGGGCACAACGTGGTGCTGGCGTTCCGTACGGTCTGA
- a CDS encoding DUF3145 domain-containing protein — MTTRGVLYVHSAPRAMCPHVEWAVAGVLGTRVNLDWIRQPAAPGTWRSEFSWQGQVGTASKLASALRGWHLLRFEVTAEPCATAEGERYSCTPDLGIFHAVTGIHGDILIPEDRLRAALVRSQRGETDLEAELAKLLGKPWDDELEPFRYAGEGAPVRWLHQVV; from the coding sequence GTGACGACACGTGGAGTTCTGTACGTGCACTCCGCGCCGCGCGCGATGTGCCCGCACGTCGAGTGGGCCGTCGCCGGGGTGCTCGGTACGCGCGTCAACCTCGACTGGATCCGGCAGCCCGCCGCGCCCGGCACCTGGCGCTCGGAGTTCTCCTGGCAGGGCCAGGTCGGCACCGCCTCCAAGCTGGCCTCCGCACTGAGAGGCTGGCACCTCCTCCGCTTCGAGGTCACCGCCGAGCCCTGCGCCACCGCCGAGGGCGAGCGCTACAGCTGCACCCCCGACCTCGGCATCTTCCACGCCGTCACCGGCATCCACGGCGACATCCTCATCCCCGAGGACCGCCTGCGCGCCGCCCTGGTCCGCTCCCAGCGGGGAGAGACGGACCTGGAGGCGGAGTTGGCGAAGCTCCTGGGGAAGCCGTGGGACGACGAACTGGAGCCCTTCAGGTACGCGGGTGAGGGAGCGCCGGTGCGCTGGCTCCACCAGGTGGTGTGA
- a CDS encoding SGNH/GDSL hydrolase family protein, with product MPNPSRRSRAALAVLAAAVLGVAGCDAVGGDSPGPNGTQAQKTKPSPKPTPLWDSSPDSIAAVGDSITRGFDACSVLADCPEVSWATGDSAEVDSLAVRLLGKAKAAERSWNYAVTGARMADLPGQMAQAATRKPGLVAVMVGANDACRDSTAAMTSVADFRSDFEDALSTLRKGAPKAQVFVASVPNLKRLWSEGRTNPMGKQVWKLGICPSMLGDADAVDAAATARRDTVQKRVEDYNEVLEEVCAKDRRCRFDGGAVYEYRFGTGQLSQWDWFHPSVNGQARLAEIAYRTVTGKKA from the coding sequence ATGCCGAACCCAAGCCGCCGCTCGCGGGCCGCGCTCGCCGTCCTGGCGGCGGCCGTCCTGGGCGTCGCCGGCTGTGACGCCGTCGGTGGTGACTCGCCGGGGCCGAACGGCACTCAGGCGCAGAAGACCAAGCCGTCACCGAAGCCGACTCCGCTCTGGGACAGCAGCCCGGACTCGATCGCCGCCGTGGGCGACTCCATCACCCGTGGTTTCGACGCGTGCTCGGTGCTGGCGGACTGCCCCGAGGTCTCCTGGGCCACGGGCGACAGCGCCGAGGTCGACAGTCTCGCCGTACGACTGCTGGGGAAGGCGAAGGCCGCCGAGCGCAGCTGGAACTACGCGGTCACCGGGGCGCGGATGGCGGACCTGCCCGGCCAGATGGCGCAGGCGGCGACACGGAAGCCCGGGCTGGTGGCGGTGATGGTGGGGGCCAACGACGCGTGCCGGGACAGCACCGCGGCGATGACCTCGGTGGCCGACTTCCGCTCCGACTTCGAGGACGCGCTGAGCACGCTGCGCAAGGGGGCGCCCAAGGCGCAGGTGTTCGTGGCGAGTGTGCCGAACCTGAAGCGGCTGTGGTCCGAGGGCCGTACGAATCCGATGGGCAAGCAGGTGTGGAAGCTGGGCATCTGCCCGTCCATGCTGGGCGACGCGGATGCCGTGGACGCGGCGGCGACCGCGCGCCGGGACACCGTGCAGAAGCGGGTGGAGGACTACAACGAGGTGCTGGAGGAGGTCTGCGCGAAGGACCGCCGCTGCCGCTTCGACGGGGGCGCGGTGTACGAGTACCGCTTCGGCACGGGCCAGCTGAGCCAGTGGGACTGGTTCCATCCGAGTGTGAACGGACAGGCGCGGCTGGCGGAGATCGCGTATCGCACGGTGACGGGGAAGAAGGCGTGA
- a CDS encoding aldose epimerase family protein has protein sequence MNELFATLSDGTPVHRWTLQRAGVRVRILSYGGIVQSAEVPDRDGRAGNVVLGFADLDGYLTHPEPYFGALIGRYANRIAGGRFPLDGLTYALALNNPPNSLHGGERGFDKRVWDGEPVEHGVRLSRVSPHGEEGFPGRLEVSATYTLTDSGALRIAYEAVTDAPTVVNLTNHSYFNLGGSGNAGGHELRVAASRRTPVDADLIPTGDLEEVAGTRFDFREGRKVGAGYDHNFVLDKGVTEAPVEVAELYDPASGRVLTVATTEPGLQLYTADHLGEPFAPGDGIALETQHFPDSPNRPEFPSTVLRPGEVFRSETVYGFSVR, from the coding sequence ATGAACGAACTCTTCGCGACACTTTCCGACGGCACTCCCGTCCACCGCTGGACCCTGCAGCGGGCGGGGGTCCGCGTACGGATTCTGTCGTACGGCGGGATCGTGCAGTCGGCGGAGGTCCCGGACCGGGACGGGCGTGCGGGGAACGTGGTGCTGGGGTTCGCGGACCTGGACGGGTACCTCACGCACCCGGAGCCGTACTTCGGTGCGCTGATCGGGCGGTACGCGAACCGGATCGCGGGCGGCCGCTTCCCGCTGGACGGCCTGACGTACGCGCTCGCGCTCAACAACCCGCCCAACTCCCTGCACGGCGGCGAGCGCGGATTCGACAAGCGGGTGTGGGACGGGGAGCCGGTCGAGCACGGCGTACGCCTGAGCAGGGTGAGCCCGCACGGCGAGGAGGGCTTCCCGGGCCGGCTGGAGGTCTCGGCGACGTACACGCTGACGGATTCGGGCGCGCTGCGGATCGCGTACGAGGCCGTCACCGACGCGCCGACGGTCGTGAACCTCACCAACCACAGCTACTTCAACCTGGGCGGGTCAGGGAACGCGGGCGGGCACGAGCTGCGGGTCGCCGCCTCGCGCCGCACCCCGGTCGACGCGGACCTGATCCCGACGGGTGACCTGGAGGAGGTTGCGGGCACGCGCTTCGACTTCCGCGAGGGGCGGAAGGTCGGTGCCGGGTACGACCACAACTTCGTGCTCGACAAGGGCGTGACCGAGGCGCCCGTCGAGGTCGCCGAGCTGTACGACCCCGCGTCCGGCCGCGTCCTGACCGTGGCGACCACCGAGCCCGGCCTCCAGCTGTACACCGCCGACCACCTGGGCGAGCCCTTCGCGCCGGGTGACGGCATCGCGCTGGAGACCCAGCACTTCCCGGACTCCCCGAACCGGCCGGAGTTCCCGAGCACGGTGCTGCGGCCGGGCGAGGTGTTCCGGTCGGAGACCGTATACGGGTTCTCGGTTCGCTAG
- a CDS encoding glycoside hydrolase family 3 C-terminal domain-containing protein, producing the protein MAAPQETADETREAAVEAALRKLDLDAKARLLAGQDMWSLPALPEIGLKSLVMSDGPIGVRGVRWTADDPSIALPSPTALAATWDPELARRAGVLLAQEARRKGVHVLLAPTVNLHRSPLGGRHFEAYSEDPYLTGVIGTGYVQGVQSGGVGTTVKHFVANDAETDRFTVNNLISERALRELYLAPFETIVENAHPWGIMTAYNTVNGTTMTEHHHLVNEVLRGEWGFDGFNVSDWTAARSTVGAVKGGLDVAMPGPRTVYGEALAQAVRDGLVEEAEVDRAVRNVLRLAARVGILQGAEPAVTEPPATVHGEALAREIARRSFVLVRNENSALPLNPGRKVALIGAAARDARILGGGSATVFPSHVVSPLDGLTAALPEGTVTYAVGADPDTELAVFDQGFELRAVCRDADGNVIGSDSAPGGQIKWMGPALPDGVTHDRLHTVELTGTFTPRESGPHAFGIQGIGTFTLAIGGTTYFDDVQRPAEDDPFVTFFGAPVPRAEAELTAGEPVEVSLTYVVEVPEDVPLKAIIFALAHRDPRRDADGLIAEAVEAARNADTAVVVVATTERVESEGFDRADLALPGHQDDLVRAVAAANPNTVVVVNSGSPVELPWRDEVAAVLLGWFPGQEGGAALADVLTGAHEPGGRLPTTWGSLAAAPVTQVAPEGGELPYREGVFIGYSAWEKEGRTPSYPFGHGLGYTDWTYESAEVRGTTVRVRLRNSGARAGREVVQVYLAPAEPDAERPARRLAGFAGVAAGPGEVVEATVELPRRAFEIWDEKTNAWSHVKGSYEIQIGRSISDRRLTATINV; encoded by the coding sequence ATGGCGGCACCGCAGGAGACGGCCGACGAGACCCGGGAGGCAGCCGTCGAGGCCGCCCTTCGCAAGCTGGACCTGGACGCCAAGGCCCGGCTGCTGGCCGGCCAGGACATGTGGTCCCTGCCCGCGCTGCCGGAGATCGGCCTGAAGTCCCTCGTCATGTCCGACGGCCCGATCGGCGTCCGGGGCGTGCGCTGGACCGCCGACGACCCGTCCATCGCGCTGCCCTCGCCGACCGCCCTCGCCGCCACCTGGGACCCCGAACTCGCCCGCAGGGCAGGGGTGCTGCTGGCCCAGGAGGCCCGCCGCAAGGGCGTCCACGTCCTGCTCGCCCCCACCGTCAACCTGCACCGCTCCCCGCTCGGCGGCCGCCACTTCGAGGCCTACAGCGAGGACCCGTACCTGACCGGCGTCATCGGCACCGGCTATGTCCAGGGCGTGCAGTCCGGCGGTGTCGGCACCACCGTGAAGCACTTCGTCGCCAACGACGCCGAGACCGACCGCTTCACCGTGAACAACCTGATCTCCGAACGCGCCCTGCGCGAGCTCTACCTCGCCCCCTTCGAGACGATCGTCGAGAACGCCCACCCCTGGGGCATCATGACGGCCTACAACACGGTCAACGGCACGACGATGACCGAGCACCACCACCTCGTCAACGAGGTCCTGCGCGGCGAGTGGGGCTTCGACGGCTTCAACGTCTCCGACTGGACGGCCGCCCGCTCCACCGTCGGGGCCGTCAAGGGCGGCCTGGACGTGGCGATGCCCGGCCCGCGCACCGTGTACGGCGAGGCCCTCGCGCAGGCCGTGCGGGACGGGCTGGTCGAGGAAGCCGAGGTCGACCGGGCCGTACGCAACGTCCTGCGGCTCGCCGCCCGCGTCGGCATCCTCCAGGGCGCCGAACCGGCCGTCACCGAACCGCCCGCCACCGTCCACGGCGAGGCTCTGGCCCGCGAGATCGCCCGCCGCTCCTTCGTCCTCGTACGCAATGAGAACAGTGCCCTCCCCCTGAACCCCGGCCGCAAGGTGGCGCTGATCGGCGCTGCCGCCCGCGACGCCCGGATCCTCGGCGGCGGCTCCGCCACCGTCTTCCCGTCCCACGTCGTCTCCCCGCTCGACGGCCTCACCGCCGCCCTGCCCGAGGGCACGGTCACCTATGCCGTGGGCGCCGACCCGGACACCGAACTCGCTGTCTTCGACCAGGGCTTCGAGCTGCGCGCCGTGTGCCGGGACGCCGACGGGAACGTCATCGGCTCCGACTCCGCGCCGGGCGGCCAGATCAAGTGGATGGGTCCGGCCCTGCCCGACGGCGTCACTCATGACCGGCTGCACACCGTGGAGCTGACCGGCACCTTCACCCCGCGCGAGAGCGGCCCCCACGCCTTCGGCATCCAGGGCATCGGCACCTTCACGCTCGCCATCGGCGGCACGACGTACTTCGACGACGTCCAGCGCCCCGCCGAGGACGACCCCTTCGTCACCTTCTTCGGCGCACCCGTGCCCCGTGCGGAGGCCGAACTCACCGCCGGCGAACCGGTCGAGGTCTCCCTCACCTACGTCGTCGAAGTCCCCGAGGACGTCCCGTTGAAGGCGATCATCTTCGCCCTCGCCCACCGGGATCCCCGGCGCGACGCCGACGGCCTGATCGCCGAGGCCGTCGAGGCCGCCCGGAACGCCGATACCGCCGTCGTCGTGGTCGCCACCACCGAACGCGTCGAGTCCGAGGGCTTCGACCGCGCCGACCTCGCGCTTCCCGGCCACCAGGACGACCTGGTCCGCGCGGTCGCCGCCGCCAACCCGAACACCGTCGTGGTCGTCAACTCCGGCTCCCCGGTGGAACTGCCCTGGCGCGACGAGGTCGCCGCCGTCCTGCTCGGCTGGTTCCCCGGCCAGGAGGGCGGCGCGGCCCTGGCGGACGTACTGACCGGGGCCCACGAGCCCGGCGGCCGGCTGCCGACCACCTGGGGCTCACTGGCCGCCGCCCCGGTCACCCAGGTCGCCCCGGAGGGCGGCGAACTCCCGTACCGCGAAGGCGTGTTCATCGGCTACAGCGCCTGGGAGAAGGAGGGCAGGACCCCCTCGTACCCCTTCGGCCACGGCCTCGGCTACACCGACTGGACGTACGAATCGGCCGAGGTGCGAGGCACCACCGTCCGGGTCCGCCTCCGCAACTCCGGTGCCCGCGCGGGCCGCGAGGTCGTCCAGGTCTACCTGGCGCCCGCCGAACCCGACGCCGAACGCCCGGCGCGCCGGCTGGCCGGGTTCGCGGGCGTGGCGGCCGGCCCCGGCGAGGTCGTCGAGGCCACCGTGGAACTGCCCCGCCGGGCGTTCGAGATCTGGGACGAGAAGACCAACGCGTGGTCGCATGTGAAGGGTTCGTACGAGATCCAGATCGGGCGCTCGATCTCCGACCGCCGGCTCACCGCGACGATTAACGTCTGA
- a CDS encoding TetR family transcriptional regulator, which translates to MPYGDAMNARTRSTERRAEIVGAALEVIAERGYRGASLAAVAERVGLTQQGLLHYFPTKGALLVAVLEERDKWDAVPVREWRTDLLASLVEYNAMRPGIIQTFSALLGESVTEGHPARAYFTERYGRVRESMAAVLRTEYGDRLPSGLTPERAAPLLVAVMDGLQYQWLLDPESVDMAGAFRDFLALLGEG; encoded by the coding sequence ATGCCGTACGGTGACGCCATGAACGCCAGGACCAGGAGCACGGAACGACGCGCCGAGATCGTCGGGGCCGCCCTGGAGGTCATCGCCGAGCGCGGCTACCGGGGGGCGAGCCTGGCCGCCGTGGCGGAGCGGGTCGGGCTGACCCAGCAGGGTTTGCTGCACTACTTCCCGACGAAGGGCGCGCTGCTCGTGGCCGTCCTGGAGGAGCGGGACAAGTGGGACGCGGTGCCGGTGCGGGAGTGGCGGACCGATCTACTGGCCTCCCTCGTCGAGTACAACGCGATGCGGCCCGGCATCATCCAGACCTTCTCGGCGCTGCTCGGCGAGAGCGTGACGGAGGGGCATCCGGCGCGGGCGTACTTCACCGAGCGGTACGGACGGGTGCGCGAGTCGATGGCGGCGGTCCTGCGCACCGAGTACGGCGACCGGCTGCCGAGCGGGCTCACGCCCGAGCGCGCGGCTCCCCTGCTGGTCGCGGTGATGGACGGACTGCAGTACCAGTGGCTGCTGGACCCGGAGTCGGTGGACATGGCGGGGGCGTTCCGGGACTTTCTGGCGTTGCTGGGCGAGGGGTGA
- a CDS encoding DUF5937 family protein: MATRLHFDENDLLNCRFAISPLWEAAEAVQMLKRPDRQAYQRPWLRRNRGTVTTLELTPLWLLMPECGPTPGWLCPPLNSMAATFEEEIAAVRATDPDIAREDALHSLSATPGALDAARDRAWLKNPARMIRQLTDLLEKVWHHLIEPDWPQLRALLEADISFHLRRLAENGLGGLFSEISSNCVWHAGTLTVEARIEYERHLHGQGLVLMPSVFIWPQVIGAFKPPGQPTLAYPARGIVDLWDPAQRTPDNLTRLLGRGRAAVLAALDAPDTTASLAKRLKLAPSSVSSHLTVLREAGLLTARRYGRHVMYEQTSLGGALTAGG, encoded by the coding sequence ATGGCGACGCGCTTGCACTTCGACGAGAACGACTTACTCAACTGCCGTTTCGCCATCTCTCCGCTGTGGGAGGCGGCGGAGGCGGTGCAGATGCTCAAACGCCCTGATCGTCAGGCCTATCAACGGCCATGGCTGCGCCGGAACCGGGGAACGGTCACCACCCTCGAACTGACGCCCCTGTGGCTGCTGATGCCCGAGTGCGGTCCGACACCCGGCTGGCTCTGTCCACCTCTGAACAGCATGGCGGCGACCTTCGAGGAAGAGATCGCCGCCGTACGCGCGACCGACCCGGACATCGCCCGGGAAGACGCCCTCCACTCACTGTCGGCCACCCCCGGCGCACTCGACGCCGCCCGCGACCGAGCCTGGCTGAAGAACCCCGCACGCATGATCCGGCAACTGACCGACCTGCTGGAAAAGGTCTGGCACCACCTCATCGAACCGGACTGGCCGCAGCTGCGCGCCCTGCTGGAAGCGGACATCTCCTTCCACTTGCGACGGCTCGCCGAGAACGGTCTGGGGGGACTGTTCTCCGAGATCAGCAGCAACTGCGTCTGGCACGCCGGAACGCTGACCGTCGAAGCACGGATCGAGTACGAGCGGCACCTTCATGGACAGGGACTGGTCCTCATGCCCAGCGTCTTCATATGGCCCCAGGTGATCGGCGCCTTCAAACCACCCGGGCAGCCGACTCTCGCCTACCCGGCCCGCGGCATCGTCGACTTATGGGACCCCGCCCAACGAACCCCCGACAACCTCACGCGCCTGCTGGGACGCGGCCGGGCCGCCGTACTCGCCGCGCTCGACGCACCCGACACCACGGCCTCTCTCGCCAAGCGGCTCAAGCTCGCGCCCTCTTCCGTCTCCTCACACCTCACCGTTCTCCGCGAAGCCGGACTGCTCACCGCTCGGCGTTACGGACGGCACGTGATGTACGAGCAGACTTCCCTCGGGGGAGCACTGACAGCAGGCGGATGA
- a CDS encoding RidA family protein codes for MQITLDNPASAPQPLNDFYSQVARVEHADGSALLFVSGQIAEGVTVAEQSRGIFETLDALLRAHGASLADVISIRTYLTDIDAREEYGAVRQQFLTGTPPTSMTFEVPRLFRPDARVEVEIVAAVSLRE; via the coding sequence ATGCAGATCACGCTGGACAACCCCGCCTCCGCCCCCCAGCCCCTCAACGACTTCTACTCTCAGGTCGCCCGCGTCGAACACGCCGACGGCAGCGCCCTGCTGTTCGTCTCGGGGCAGATCGCCGAGGGCGTCACCGTCGCCGAGCAGAGCCGGGGGATCTTCGAGACGCTGGACGCCCTGCTGAGGGCCCACGGGGCGAGCCTGGCCGATGTCATCAGCATCCGCACGTACCTCACGGACATCGACGCGCGGGAGGAGTACGGCGCCGTACGACAGCAGTTCCTCACCGGAACGCCGCCCACCAGCATGACCTTCGAGGTGCCTCGGCTGTTCCGGCCGGACGCCCGGGTCGAGGTGGAAATCGTGGCGGCGGTGTCCCTCAGGGAGTGA
- a CDS encoding LysR family transcriptional regulator produces the protein MPNSHLSPGVPDVSTVWLRVFLEVARHGSFTVAARTLGWTQSAVSRQVSSLEEALGGAPLFDRLPRGVRLTEAGRLLVPHAQAVVEALHGAGRELAALREAAGGRLRFGAFASADAALVPQALATFRARHPRVRVSREEGFTPVLLERLTAGHLDLAVVSSTGGAPPSTYALHHLLDESLYVAVPADHPLADGGPVRLGQLADADWISGSARPEGTLLDVAVRQGFRPRIAHVVGEWTAKQGYVAAGLGVTLVPALAAGSVRPDVVLLPVLDQGAPARAVYAATVRGRTLTPAAEAFVGALRKAAARLPA, from the coding sequence ATGCCGAACTCGCATCTGTCACCTGGGGTTCCGGATGTCTCCACCGTCTGGCTGCGGGTGTTCCTGGAAGTCGCCCGGCACGGTTCGTTCACGGTGGCCGCGCGGACCCTCGGGTGGACGCAGTCCGCCGTGTCGCGGCAGGTCTCCTCGCTGGAGGAGGCGCTGGGCGGGGCCCCGCTGTTCGACCGGCTGCCCAGGGGCGTGCGGCTGACCGAGGCCGGGCGGTTGCTCGTGCCGCACGCGCAGGCGGTCGTCGAGGCGTTGCACGGAGCCGGGCGCGAATTGGCGGCGCTGCGCGAAGCGGCCGGTGGGCGGCTGCGGTTCGGGGCGTTCGCCTCGGCCGACGCGGCGCTGGTGCCGCAGGCTCTCGCCACGTTCCGCGCGCGTCACCCCCGGGTCCGTGTCTCCCGCGAGGAGGGCTTCACGCCCGTGCTGCTGGAACGGCTGACCGCCGGGCATCTCGATCTGGCGGTCGTCTCGTCGACGGGCGGCGCCCCGCCGTCGACGTACGCACTCCATCACCTCCTCGACGAGTCGCTGTACGTCGCCGTCCCCGCCGATCACCCGCTGGCGGACGGCGGCCCCGTCCGGCTCGGCCAACTGGCCGACGCCGACTGGATCTCCGGCAGCGCGCGCCCCGAAGGCACGCTGCTCGACGTGGCTGTACGCCAGGGCTTCCGGCCGCGGATCGCGCATGTCGTCGGCGAGTGGACCGCCAAGCAGGGCTACGTCGCCGCCGGCCTCGGCGTGACCCTGGTGCCGGCGCTCGCCGCCGGGTCCGTGCGCCCGGACGTCGTACTGCTGCCGGTGCTGGACCAAGGGGCGCCCGCGCGGGCCGTGTACGCGGCGACCGTACGCGGGCGGACGCTCACACCGGCCGCGGAGGCCTTCGTCGGGGCGCTGCGGAAGGCGGCTGCCCGCCTGCCGGCATAG
- a CDS encoding DUF6234 family protein codes for MRGRNIIAVLGLLPVNILVVGYGWLAASMTGWAAGYDDEPYEPPLAELGTACGVVAVIGVLLWVARLRGAAAFQVVPLLMLATLMSPS; via the coding sequence ATGAGGGGGAGGAACATCATCGCGGTGCTCGGTCTGCTGCCCGTCAACATCCTGGTGGTGGGCTACGGGTGGCTGGCGGCGAGCATGACCGGGTGGGCAGCGGGCTACGACGACGAGCCGTACGAGCCGCCCTTGGCCGAACTGGGCACGGCCTGCGGGGTGGTGGCGGTCATCGGTGTCTTGCTGTGGGTGGCCCGGTTGCGTGGAGCCGCGGCGTTCCAGGTGGTTCCGTTGCTCATGCTCGCCACGCTGATGTCGCCCTCCTGA